The DNA window TGTCGACGATCGCCTAGACGACGAAGATCACGGCGAGAATGCCGATCAACACCATCGACGCGGGGGTGTACGCACCGCGGAGAACACGCGTCGCGAGTCCTCGGTCGGCGATCATCGTGGCCTCCAGCCCGCCACCGTCGGTCGGTGTGAACGTGACGGTGTCCATCCCGGTCGAGTCCGATGCCGTTGCGGCAGAGGCCATCGGTCGCCGAGCGCGAAGCGCCTGGTGGCGTTCGACGATGCCGCCGGCAACCTCGGCGGGTACGAGTTGGCGCGGGATGACGATCATCGGCTGCCGGGCGATGAACATCACCAGCCGATGGCGGTCGAGCCGGATGCGGTCGACGTCTGTCAGCGTGAACCGCGACCGGATCTCGCCCGCGCGGTAGGCAATCCAGTCATCACCGAACTCCGAGGTGAGGACCGTGCCCTCCGGGAGGAGGCGCCGCGTGCGGCGCAGGATCACGAACCACAGGAACGCCCATACCGGTGAGGCCAGAACGCATCCGACGATCAGTCCGAGGACGACGATGGCGGCCGAGGTGGCGGCTGTCTGGGCAGGCGAATCGTCGGTGACGATGACAAGTGCCGCCGTGATCACCGCGAGGAGCACCATCATCGCGGCCACCCACCGTGCGGAGCGCACGAACGTGTACGCGGCCATATGACGCGCGACCGAACGGTCGGCGATCGTCGTCGTCTGCAGGGCACCGCCCGGTAAGACGGTGTGTTGGTAGGGAACAGCCAAGGCTTATTGACCTCTCGGTGGTCGGGGCGAGTCGCCACTGTAGTGGATCAGGCCGTCCGGCGCGTCAGCTCGGCGCCGACGCCGCCGGTCAGCACTACGTCGGGGATGGTCAGCGCGCCGGCGGGCAGGCGGGCCCGCACCAGCAGCGCCCCGCCGGAGCGGCGCACCCGCGCCACCGAACTCAGCGGAAGCGAGCGCACCACGCCGCCGAGCCGCAGGCGGAGCGCATCGGGAGCGGTGGCGGCGGGTGATACTTGACCCTATGGCACCGAGTGACCCGGATTTCCGGACGCTGGTCGTCGCCGAATCGATCCGGCTCTTCGGCGAGAACGGCTACGAATCGACGACGGTCGAGCAGATCGCCGCCGCCGCCGGCATCTCCCGACGCACGTTCTTCCGTCAGTTCCGGGCCAAAGAGGATGTGATCTTCGCCGATCACGAGTCGTTGCTCGCCCAGGTCGACGATCTGCTGGCCGCGACCGGGTCTGATCCGTCCGAAGCGGTGTGCGCCGCTGCCGAACTCGTCTTCGGGCACTTCTCGGGGGACCGGAACCTGGCATTTCGCCGACTCCAGGTGGTGTCGGAGGTGCCCGCGCTGCGCGATCGGGAACTCGTGACCACCTATCGCTACCAGCGGGCCTTCGAGGAATTCCTGCGCCGTCGCCTGCCCGAGGCCGACCGCGTCCACATCGTAACCTACGTCGCCGCCGTCACCGGAGCGCACAACTACCTGCTGCGCCGGATGATCCGCGGCGACTCCGACGCCACGCTGGCGCGGCTGCGAACCGAACTCACCCGCATCCGGTTGGCACTGGGTGTCAGCGGTGCGGTGTCGTCGGGGCCCTCCGCCGAGCTCTCGTCGGGGCGCACTACGAAGACCGAGGACGACCCGGTGGTCACCGTGGTGACCTACCCGGCCGGCACATCGCCGGAGGAGATCACCCGTCACCTCGCCGAACAGCTGGGTCGGCGAACAGCTGGGCAGACTCGTCGGCAGTCGCGGACAATCGAAGACGATCCCGACGGATTGACATGGCACCGAGTGCCGTGATGGACTGGAATCATCCACCGTTTGGCACCCAGTGCCGTGAGGAGCCGCAGTCATGGGTTTCGGAAACCCCGATTTCAACGTTTTTGAACTCCCCGAGGAGCACGTCGCGCTCCGCGAGGCGATCCGCGCGCTCTCCGAGAAGGAGATCGAGCCGCACGCCGCTGACGTCGACGAGAACTCCCGCTTCCCGCAGGAGGCGCTCGACGCGCTGGTGGCGTCGGGCTTCAACGCGATCCACGTGCCCGAGGAGTACGACGGCCAGGGTGCCGACTCGGTGGCTGCCTGCATCGTCATCGAGGAGGTCGCGCGGGTGTGCGCGTCGTCGTCGCTGATCCCCGCCGTCAACAAGCTCGGCACGATGGGCCTCATTCTCAACGGCTCCGACGAACTCAAGCAGCAGGTGCTCCCGTCGATCGCCTCCGGTGAGGCGATGGCCTCCTACGCCCTCTCCGAGCGTGAGGCCGGCTCGGATGCCGCCGGGATGAAGACCCGCGCCCGACGCGACGGCGACAACTGGGTGCTCAACGGCACCAAATGCTGGATCACCAACGGCGGCAAGTCGAGCTGGTACACCGTCATGGCGGTAACCGATCCGGAGAAGAAGGCCAACGGCATCTCGGCGTTCATGGTGCACAAGGACGACCCCGGCTTCACCGTCGGCCCGCTGGAGAAGAAGCTCGGCATCAAGGGTTCGCCGACCGCCGAACTCTACTTCGAGGACTGCACCATCCCCGCCGACCGCATCATCGGCGACGAGGGCACCGGCTTCAAGACCGCCCTGCAGACCCTCGACCACACCCGTCCGACCATCGGCGCGCAGGCCGTCGGCATCGCGCAGGGCGCGCTCGACAAGGCCATCGAATACGTCAAGGACCGCAAGCAGTTCGGGCAATCGATCAGCAAGTTCCAGGGCGTCGAATTCATGATCGCCGACATGGCCATGAAGGTCGAAGCCGCCCGGCTGATGGTCTACACCTCGGCCGCCCGCGCCGAACGTGGCGAGAAGAACCTGGGCTTCATCAGCTCGGCGTCCAAGTGCTTTGCCTCCGACGTCGCGATGGAGGTCACCACCGATGCCGTGCAGCTCTTCGGTGGCGCCGGTTACACCCGCGACTTCCCGGTCGAGCGCATGATGCGCGACGCCAAGATCACCCAGATCTACGAGGGCACCAACCAGATTCAGCGGGTCGTCATGAGCCGCGCTCTGCTCCGCTGACGCGGTTTCTGTTGGGTGACACGCCGAGTGCAACCGATCCGTCCTGGGCTGCGTCCAATCTTGCATGGTCTTTCTGACATCGTTGACACGCGCGACGACCCGCGCCGAACTCGTCGCCGACGGCATCACCGACCATGAGATACGGCGGGCGGTCTCCGGCGGGACCCTCACGGCGCTCGCTCCGGGGGTGGTGATCCGCACCGACCTGCTCGACGGCACGCCCGAGCAACGACACCGGGAACTCGCCAGGGCGTGGTGGCGTCGCCAGAGGTCGTCGGAACCCCGTCGGGCGCTCGCCGCCGTCTCGGCGGCGGCTGCGCTCGGTCTGCCGGTATGGGGGCTCGACACCACGCTGGTGGTGGTGACCGAGTTCGCTGCGCGCTCACGCTCGAGGACCTCGGGTCTGACACGGCTGATCTCGGATGGCCGCGCGCCGTCGACAATGGTCCACGAGGGTGTGCTCGTGGTGACTCCGGCGCGTGTCGTCGTGGACATCGCACGCACCGCCGAC is part of the Gordonia bronchialis DSM 43247 genome and encodes:
- a CDS encoding YcxB family protein gives rise to the protein MAVPYQHTVLPGGALQTTTIADRSVARHMAAYTFVRSARWVAAMMVLLAVITAALVIVTDDSPAQTAATSAAIVVLGLIVGCVLASPVWAFLWFVILRRTRRLLPEGTVLTSEFGDDWIAYRAGEIRSRFTLTDVDRIRLDRHRLVMFIARQPMIVIPRQLVPAEVAGGIVERHQALRARRPMASAATASDSTGMDTVTFTPTDGGGLEATMIADRGLATRVLRGAYTPASMVLIGILAVIFVV
- a CDS encoding TetR family transcriptional regulator — translated: MAPSDPDFRTLVVAESIRLFGENGYESTTVEQIAAAAGISRRTFFRQFRAKEDVIFADHESLLAQVDDLLAATGSDPSEAVCAAAELVFGHFSGDRNLAFRRLQVVSEVPALRDRELVTTYRYQRAFEEFLRRRLPEADRVHIVTYVAAVTGAHNYLLRRMIRGDSDATLARLRTELTRIRLALGVSGAVSSGPSAELSSGRTTKTEDDPVVTVVTYPAGTSPEEITRHLAEQLGRRTAGQTRRQSRTIEDDPDGLTWHRVP
- a CDS encoding acyl-CoA dehydrogenase, with protein sequence MGFGNPDFNVFELPEEHVALREAIRALSEKEIEPHAADVDENSRFPQEALDALVASGFNAIHVPEEYDGQGADSVAACIVIEEVARVCASSSLIPAVNKLGTMGLILNGSDELKQQVLPSIASGEAMASYALSEREAGSDAAGMKTRARRDGDNWVLNGTKCWITNGGKSSWYTVMAVTDPEKKANGISAFMVHKDDPGFTVGPLEKKLGIKGSPTAELYFEDCTIPADRIIGDEGTGFKTALQTLDHTRPTIGAQAVGIAQGALDKAIEYVKDRKQFGQSISKFQGVEFMIADMAMKVEAARLMVYTSAARAERGEKNLGFISSASKCFASDVAMEVTTDAVQLFGGAGYTRDFPVERMMRDAKITQIYEGTNQIQRVVMSRALLR